The following is a genomic window from Falco naumanni isolate bFalNau1 chromosome 10, bFalNau1.pat, whole genome shotgun sequence.
GTTCCTTAATTTTCGTAAGTTCTTTTGCAATTTAATTATGTACTATGTCAAAACCCAAATATTCAAAGAGCAGCTAACAAATGGCAGTAAAGCTCTTAAACGTAATGGCATTTTATGCCATGTGGATGTTTAaagacaaagaacagaaaaagtgaCAGCGTTTTGCATCAGTAGAAGGTGCATAGGAACTTATACTTGAGAAGAATCACACAAGAAAtactggaaggaaggaaatacttACAAGAAATTCATCTCTAATAAAATACTTGGCCCTTGTAACTCTGGGATCCTCACCAGGCTCTGGTGTTGCTgattaataataaaagaagtatctcattaaaacagatgttttttgGTGACAGTGCCTAAAAATCataatttgctgttttctgctcaCATATGATAGAAACATACCTTGCAAAAACTGACTAACAGATAAGACAAACCTTAATGTGTTATTTCCACCAGCAAGATTTCAGGACAACAAAGAACATGACAGGGGCCATAGTACCAGGCATTTGGCAAGTTAGAGAAATGACCACAGATAGGACTAGGGGGAATCCAGAGGATGTATTTGTGACAAGCTGTACTGTGGTCTACATCAGCAAAGTAAGAGGATTCTGGCACGATGAAAATACTAATGTATTAAATGTATAAAACACAGGATTCTCTCATTATTAATACCTCATAATTCTCTCATTATTAATACCTCCAATTCAACATTGCACTGTAGCTGAAAGACAATGATGATTACGTCTGCTTAAGAGTTTTCAAGTCTTAGCTTAAACGATCAAAAACATTACAAATGTGATTAACAAGGGAACAATAAATTGCTAATAAAAATCTTACCATCATCTGGGGTAGTGTAGCGAGCAAATTCTGGAAAGTAGTCTTCAATTTTCGATTTCCCTGCCAAAACTTTCTCTGCTAGCAAATCTTGTTTATTCAGGAAAAGAATTACTGAAATGGTCCGTAGCCACCTGTAAAAAATTGAAACCAAATGCTCTGAGAAGGCACAGCTAGGatcacatggcaaaaacaaacAGTCCAGTTCTGGAGACAAGAGTCACACAACACACTACAATAACTCTGAAAGGTTCCTTTTGTACCCGAATCCCAATGGTGCAATTCCAAGTGTATGGACCTTGAGTTCAGTTTGTGTGCTCCTAGTGTGGGCAATGGAAGTTGCCCACTTTCTACTGCTAATCTAAATGCATGAAATAGGTGAGTATATCCACTTTTTAACGCGCTACTCTATCACTGCTTTAATTACTTCAGCCTCAATATGGCAACTACCAATCTGTAACTCTCCAGAGTTTTCTTCAACGAGGTGAGTGTATTAGACGTTAACGTCTCGGGTAGGCAGTTGTTAACGAAGACTAGCTCGGTCTGCTCCCTGAGAAGCGAGTAACACAGGCTACGCTGCTGCTCTGGGTTAACCCCCGTGGGCAGTGAAgcatcacacagctgcttgctcacttccccccTCAGTGGCAGAGGAACAGGAGAGGAggaataaaagcaggaaaacttgGGGGTCAAGGTAGAGAAATATAAGTAATAATTAAGAGGTGAGGAATACgtggaagggagaagaaaacagaacaaaagtgATGCAAGGCAATCACTCACCACCTCCTGTGGGCGGACAACACCCAGCAAGGTGGGTAACCCTCCTAAAGCCCCGCTTTCCCTTGTATTGCTGAGGATGACGTGACATGGTACTGAGTATCCATTTGGTTAGTTTGGGTCATCTGCCTGCTTGTGTCACCTCCCAGCCTATGGTGCACCCCCAGTCTGTCCCCTGGGGGTACAGCGAGGGACAGAGAAGGCCCTGACGCTCTGCACACCCTGTGCAGCCGCAATGTCAGTGTGTTGCTGGTACCGCTTCACTCAAAATCTCACAACACGGCACCACAGGAGCTGCTATGGAGATTATCCCAGTGAGGTTCAGCACACAAATCTGGACGTTTACTAATCCGTGTGATATAAACAACGAAACTTCAATTCACAGACCTGTTGTTCCAGATACTCTTGAAGAGGTTTAGTGCTTCCTGCAGCCGATTGGTCTGATTGTCCTCTCGTATAACCATGTTGTAGCTACTGCTCGCCACCACAAATATGATAGCAGTCACATCTAAAGCAAGAAATACCCGTTAGTTAATACCAAATTGCAGAAGAAATACCCAGGAATCCTGAAGTTCACTAAAAAGCTGCCAGACTTTCAGCTTCATGAAGAGAACAGGCTGAAATGCTATGGCTGACAAGCTTTCAAAGCACCATAAATAAACAAGAAAGTGAAGAAACAATTACAGATAATAAAGGCAGGCCACAGAACAGAAGCtgacagaatgacagaaaatatagaaaagaaagGTACAGAAGCAAGTAACTGGAGAAAGCTAAAAGGAGAATTCAAATGTGAAAGAAGATTTAAAAGGTGtaaagaaatttcaaaagcaactcTGAGCTACCAAGAACAGACAGGGAGGCCCTTGGGGGAAGGCCTCAGAGCAAACGGCCCTTTTGATCTGCGtgaatagtaataaaaatagtaGATTGCTGTGAGTTCACGTTTAATCACTCTAGTCCTCCTACATCCACTGTACTGCTTAGAGGCCCCTAGCTCCTTCCTGGGAGATACTCCCAGGATCACAGAATCCAGAGCTctgtgtggctgtgctgctccagaCCTCTTACACTGACTTCCAGGCTCATCTGCCTCAGACATCAACAGCAGAAGAGATGAGTCAGATCATGAGGTAACAGGAAGAggtaaaacccaaacaaatctGCTATTAatagcacagaagaaaatattgcaCAGTAGTTCCACACATACATAAGTGTTCAGGTGATACTCTATCAGTAACCATAGCAAAATACAATGAATTCCAAGTTCCATTCTACTTTTAGCTATTCCATAGGATCTCATTACaacttttctgcaaaaagacaGACTTCTGCATagcttcataaatattttgtccaaacaaagaaaaagacaagaaggtCTGCACCAACTCTAGCTCAAAAGAAAACTTGTGTGGAGAAAGGTTTCATATCTAAGCAGAGTAAAACAAACAGAGACACAGAGTAAAACAAACAGCTGTCGTGAACGTACGTGCAACACTTCAGGATACACACAAGACTACCTAATTTAAATTATATGGGAGTTAAGAACATAGTCACCTGTCCTAAACAGATGGGGACATCAGTGTTAAGACTCCAGGTCTCACAAAATTCCTGCAGACTTTTAGGGTCCTACCCGTGCCTAGGCTGGTGCTGTGTTAGCATCCTAAGGAATCCAGCTGACATACAGGTTACTTAAATGAGGGTGTTTGTTTATATGTTTTCAGTAAGGGCCTTCCCCTTagagctgttttttaaaacattatattaaaatgcatGGCTCCCtagaaaaatgcaagtttatAAACTCTATCATAAACTTTTTCAACAAGGGCATTTTGGGGCTAGACTATACAATGCTGTAGTATATTACATACTGTATGTGACGCCATGTCTAACAAGACAGATGTTCCCTACAATCTCATAGAGCATTAATGGGTTGGTACTGATTCAGAAAGCACCACCCCTGACATAGCAATGTGGCTGCAATCATGTGCAAAAATATGATAATCTGATTTTGTGCATGTATTAATCAGTCTGTAATTGCATATTTTCTATAGGTACAAACATATGTAAACCTTCACCTGGAAGACAGAACACACGGTGGAATTTAACACTCATATAGCTGGCAAATAATGGACAAACCcatcaccaaaaaaacctaactGAATAAAGAAAGGGAAGCTGAAGAAAGTGGACAAGCCATATGAAGTTATCAAACTTGAATTCCTTTCCACCTACATTCTCCCTAAACATATTCTACGCAGTTACTGAAGTTTAcatgtcaagaaaaaaaatatcttatcCTGTATGACTGTTCAGATAATTGCTTATCAAACTACATGGAAGAGATTGCTTTcacacagggaaaaaatcaAGATTGGCCATTAAAGTTTTGCAGTGAACTACTTTATAAAACACACACGAGTTCTAATCATACCATTAAAACACTGGATCCATTTTCGGCGTTCATCTCGTTGCCCTCCAACATCAAAcatactaagaaaaaaacacaaattgAGTCAGAATAcgttttgtgtttgggttttgtttttttcccccccaaatgcaaacagaaaatggaagaaattttaGGACTTCCATGTCACAGAAGCTAAAAGGAATTGAGGATTATAAGAAACCGAACAGGTAACAGTCCACCAACATATGCATGCACAGCTTTCATCACAAAATAGAATTATGTTTACTTTCACTATCACCTACACTTGAAGGTAAGAAATTCTGGTATATGTACACTGCACACCGATTtgaattccttttaaaatcaggctgttaaattaaaaaaaattgctttctatTAAACATCAACTTGAGAAATACAATCTTCTCAATGACTCAATGTAGTCTAAATGACTATATGGTAGACTGTCCTCCAATTTACCCTGGTATTTGTCTTCAgtgtattagaaaaaaagaagaaaggaaaaaaaaaggggggaaactGGGGTAACGTGGGGGGAGAAAgtggagaacaggagaaaaaaaaaaaaaggatacttACTGGAAATTTACTTTATCCACCTGAAACTTGGTTTCAAAAATTCCTGATGTCAAAACTCTGCATCTGAGAAGATCCTAAAGCATAAAGGAAAAGTCATTGATTCAACAGAGATATGTCACATTTCTTGGTATAcccagcaacagaaataaaacctttttacCCCACGCTGACAGTGTATGCTGTATTGCAAAACCAGGGCATTATGAAGCTGCATTTAAGGTTTTGATCTTGGAACACATGTGCACATATATGGGTGTGCTCAACTTCTAAAGTACATATATTTTCACACACAGGTTTTAAGTGCCAAGCTTGGAATAGGAAGAAACATTTACAGGCCACTTAAAGCAAACTCAAGCGTTCAGAACAGCACAGACTCATCCCTAGATATCAGATGATGCGTTCACAGATTTCACTGGGATTGTGGCATACAGCAAGATCTTTAAACTACCACCAGATAACTCTCAACCCCAGAAGACAGATCTCTCCTCCAGCTGTTCAGTGCTTAGCTACTAAAAGAAGTGTCTAGATCTCAGAATTTTCCGATTTTTCCCTTCAAAGGACCAGGAGCTCAACCACTTAAATCTTATAAGGATTGGGcttttcaaagataaaatatgaaatttccTGTAGAGACAAAAATGATAATCAGAAGTTGTAAGCTATAAACAACTGAAATTTTTATAAGCACTGCAAAAtcctattaaaaacaaactgctttggcttttgtttACTGTGTACTGCAAAGCAGTGACAGCCATATACAGTGCCTAGTGGTTAATTGATCTAGAAGAACCTAATTTGCATAGGCTGCAGACTGACTACACAGTCCAAATATAACTAACTACAAAATACCACTTTGAATTCAACTGAAGATTTTATCATTTAGAACCTAAAGTTTTGGTGTTCTTCACAATGGGTCTAAATAGAAGCTAAATTGTAACAGTCGCAGTAGACCCTTAGCCTCCGATATAAAATCAATACTTGTTTTCAAGTTCCATATCTGAAAATTAATTGTTCCAAATTTCCCATATAActtaattttcaatatttttttcttgaaaatagaATTATTTCAGTGATAAGAAAGCCTCacttataaaaaaaccctcagattTTTAGAAGGACAAAGGATTAATTTATTCCTGAACAATTTTAAAGGACACAAACGGTTCTGCCCTCATCAATACTGTCTATGAAAGTTTTGGGACATTAGTGGTTTTGAGTTATTTATCCTACAAAAGCATGCTAGATGCTTAATTGCATTATTTATGGGCAGAAAGTTAGGAATACATATGTGATTTTGGATTAGGAATTTGTTCCTAAAAAGATCTGCAGATTATCtataacaaaatgaaaactacGACTCCTACTCTGATAATAAAATATCCTAACAAGgttgtttttataaaatctgGTTTGCAGTGGGAGCCAGTGGGGCTGAGAAGATACCAACCAACTGCATCGGAGAAAGAGCATGGTGCCTATTCAGCAAGGACAAAACATTGTACATTACTCACTCAAATGGGTATTTGAGTTTTAGTGTCACAGAAGCATGATGTAAGTCTTGAATCTAGgcagattttaatttcacagtACATTTACATGCATAATCTCAATCCAAAtgacagaagtaatttttactgCAATACTAAGTATGTAGAGTACATGGCAATACCAGTATTAGTGCCACAAATGGCTAATAGAAAATTAATAAGACAGTTATTCTCAAATACGGAGAGGGCAGATAAATTGCATAATTTCTTAATGAAACTTTCCTTACCTGGTCAGATGGTGTATACTCATTTTGTTTGACTATGTCAATCTTGTCTAGAAAActggggagaggaaagaaagagagtaACTTTTCCTTCTCAAATTAGACAAGCTATCTAATGCTTCAGTAACTGACAGGTTCCCAGATAAgatttgttatattttaatggCCTCAGCTTCACAAAATACTGAATACACTTAAAATTGCTCAACATACGTGCACGAGTGTTTCACCGTGCActtccagcagcacccagcagaggGCCAGGGCCAGTTTTATCCATCAGGTCTGGGAACCCCatgccagccccctcccacacGACTGCCTCtgctcacacacacagaagccGTTTAATTTCGGTCATTTATTCTTATACATTATACAATATAATCTCCTATTGCTAACAGTAAAGCAATGACTCAAATAAATTGGCTACATGTAATTTTCctgaaagatgatttttttaaaaaaaaatattatcattgCTGTAACtcttttaataaatgaaatccTTATTAAAACCCAATTTCATTACAAATTCACTTAAGGGAGAGGGAATAGtgatttttctgtcacttgttaGTACCAGTTTCTCAGTTTACTTTCTGAAGTAGCAGCAGTAGTAAGCCAAACGGGTACAAGaagatgtattttattaaaattcattaaCGTTACCTAAAGCGGACATCTTGGagcctttaaaatgtttttaccaATTAACTGTAACCTCCTAATTACCTTTCACTTCAACTCACAGAGCAAAAATCTCAAGGAACCATTTGTTAACTCTGTTTTATTGTGGTTTGTCTGTGAGATTCTGAGACGTAGCaaaccagcagcaccaggatgGCGATTTTATGCTACTCGCACCCCCAGCCACACCGCCCAACACGGAGTACGCAGCAGGGCTACGCCACGCTCAGCCAACTCCCACTGCAGCGTTAGCAGGACATCTAGCAATGCTCCTACAGTTAACTTTACCTGTAACATTAACGATTGTAGTCTTAAAACCAATATACTTTgaactttccttttaaattccttttcttgAATTCTTTTCCTTACGAAGCAGAAATCACAAAGAAAAGCTGAGTTTTCCCTCCCGATCCCTACACACAGGTAGGTACAGTGGAAGTGCATTAGCTGCGGCCACAGGCAGTGATTTCAGGGATGGGGGAAGGCAGCCGTGTCCCAGGTTCAGAAATCAGAAACCAAACCCCCATGAAAACCAGCAAGGGTCTTAGCCCTCAGCTTCAGCCCCTGCTTCCCAGCCGACATTCCTAAAACACCTAATAAACAGCAGTGGATGAAGAAACAACAAACGTATATTTTAACAGCGGCTTCAGTGTAATGTCCTTTCCACCAGGAACTAGATGACCATCTTGTTTCAGAGACAAATtacaagtaatttttgtttagtctgaattacagaattttaaagagATTAAAACATATCTTAGTAAACACACTCCTTAAAACAGGAGACAAAAGTGTGAAGATTTCCATCATGAAAAGCAATGTGGAGACAGATAGACAAGGGTAAAATTAATGACAAATTGTGTTCTGCAATTTGCAAGCTGgattttttcctcatctcttcCAGGCtgtaagtaattttatttttttaatccaaaggaaaagatgtAAAGCTCTTTGTTCAGCACACAGAGGATGTTAAATATGTACAACAATCACAAATTCCAACTAGTACGAGTGTTTCCACGGTATGTTCTCCCCTTAGACCACGGTTTCACAATTGTGGCAATTTCAGAAGTTGGAGGATACTTGAAAAATGTTCAGAACATAACGTGTTCATAAAGATACAAAAGTGATTACTACAGTGACCCAgcctctctgtctctctgtaCTGAATTTATCTAAGCATAGCATTTTATGCAAGGTACCACGAGATTTCtgggtttggtggttggttttttttttcttttgtttttaaacactctGCTAATCAGCTTCATGGATTTTGAAAACTGACAATTAGAAAATAACAACAAGATACTGCTAAAACCTGGAACTGAAAGGACAAACCTCTTACTGTTGTTTATGCAGACTATTTTTAGGCCTATGATTTCCTTGAAAAACATCAGCCACATAGAAGCAGCAGTACTGTACTTGAGATGAATTCCAATAGAGATGTTCATGCCAGGTAAAACAAGTTCAAATGgaataaacatttcttcttcccccccaAAACAAGTTCCAGCATTCAGTAGCATCTGGTATTCGTAACAATACCCGttcaagaaggaagtctttCACTATGTGATAGTTACCCGAAAACCTACCCTGCAAAGCAATACATTAAATGAAGATTTCCTCCTGTGCATGTGCCTTTTCCTAAAAGTCTGCTCTAGCAACTATAGAAAGGGctaaagacattaaaaaccagttctatttttttctcaaacgTACAGAAAGAGGATTATTCTTTCACTTGgtcaactgaaaaataaatgtgtctgTAAGGAAGAAAGAGTAGCAGAAATATGATCGAATCAGATATACTTACAATAAGGAGCAGTAGCAGGAGTTCAGAGATCAACACACTATGTTCAGAGACTTTAAGTCAATGCTAGTCAAGACCAAATAATTCATCCCGTAAATTAAACTAATAATTAAGTCAGATGAAAACAAAGCCtaattaaaagtgaaaacaaattcaccatcattaatttctatttttaattcttgttaTGCTCTACCCAAAACACCAGTGAGGCCACTTCAGTACTACTTTGTGTGCTGAATTCACTGCTGTTATAGATTGTTCTAAGTCTACTGGAGATATGCCCATCTACTATGTCAGCAATGAATttcacagggagaaagaaaagtgacCTTGgtgaaataattcaaataaaactgtCAAACCACGAAACCAAATTTTATACTGCAAGTCTTGCACCAAGTTATGaagtcagggttttttttcttctgtaaaattttCCCAGCAATTATATgggaaagctgttttccagaaagcaaaTCATTCATTCGGCATTGCTGCCAATTCTCATTTAGGGCCAGATTCTGGACATGACTAAATAACAGAATCAGTTATTCCTCTGCAAAATACTGTCACTTAGTATAAGGCACTTTTGCCTGTGTTATAAAATATCGATGCTACTACGGCATATGTTAAagtaatttatgttttttttaaaaaaagggaagaaaaaggagacttAAGGTCATTTTAGTCAGTAACACCGGAGAAGTATCATCTctaggacagcagcagctgtgtcctgagatattaaaatattattataaatttaaaacaatcaaataaaaaatgcactCTATTTTTGGGTCCCTTtcttcagcctggggaaggaaaaCCACAGATCTTTGCAAAGAATG
Proteins encoded in this region:
- the GNAS gene encoding guanine nucleotide-binding protein G(s) subunit alpha isoform X4 → MFDVGGQRDERRKWIQCFNDVTAIIFVVASSSYNMVIREDNQTNRLQEALNLFKSIWNNRWLRTISVILFLNKQDLLAEKVLAGKSKIEDYFPEFARYTTPDDATPEPGEDPRVTRAKYFIRDEFLRISTASGDGRHYCYPHFTCAVDTENIRRVFNDCRDIIQRMHLRQYELL
- the GNAS gene encoding guanine nucleotide-binding protein G(s) subunit alpha isoform X3, whose product is MRILHVNGFNAEEKKMKIQDIKNNIKEAIETIVTAMGNLAPPVELANPENQFRIDYILNLANQIDFDFPPEFYEHTKTLWQDEGVKACYERSNEYQLIDCAQYFLDKIDIVKQNEYTPSDQDLLRCRVLTSGIFETKFQVDKVNFHMFDVGGQRDERRKWIQCFNDVTAIIFVVASSSYNMVIREDNQTNRLQEALNLFKSIWNNRWLRTISVILFLNKQDLLAEKVLAGKSKIEDYFPEFARYTTPDDATPEPGEDPRVTRAKYFIRDEFLRISTASGDGRHYCYPHFTCAVDTENIRRVFNDCRDIIQRMHLRQYELL